The sequence ctactaaaacaactatccctcTCAAGGTTGGTGAACAGCCCTAAATacatatacctcgacgcttcgcgttcCGGTATATATATCcacaccactattcaccttcccTTCCGGAGATACGGTTGTGTACTATTTGTCCTTTTCCCAGCATTATTTGTACAATTCGATTTTTAAGAGTTGTTTAGATAATATATACTGACGCGAATCATaaacattatttattaattttctttatatACCCCTTACTGTTTGGCTAATCACGATTAGCATGAGAGCTCTTtatcaaaaatgcaaaaaaagtcATTAACATTTCACACAGAAAAATAATTaggaaaaataaaaggaaattaagCTGAAAAAACTAGTGTCTGTAACTTAAATACTCACGGGTAAATTCTATTGTCAATTTCCTTCGCCAAAATAACTCAAAATCTCTATATCTGTACAAAAATGAACAGACCCACATTAAAGTTATATTTTGGTCCGGTCAATAAAAGCATTCCATTTGTTTAGTAATAATTAAACTGTACTTATCCAGTGGGCCTAGGACAGTCTCAATTAGAGAAACGTGTTAAATGACTAGtaattatttataaatattaacgtgtattatttttcttttctcgtaCAGAATTTACCTGCAGAGCGCAAGTGGCCAGAGGTAAATCAACGTGTCTTATACCCAGTAAAAGAAACTCTCGTGCGAATGGAAAATGGCTCATTGATAAACATGTATGACCCAGTTGTTCAATTCTGTGTTTACTTCATAACTCTGAATGTAGCTGATGTTGGACTGAAGAGAGTCATAGGATCATGGAATTCACATTCCATCAACGGTTTGTATCGCATTCTGGTGGGTTGCGAAGAACATGATGTTCTAGCAGAGCTCGCAGTTGTTGTTCTGactccaggggcccgtttctcggaagtcccgaaactttttgggcgcatttcgggtgacatagttTTCcatgtatcttcaaaacgaaggcgtccggaggcacgaaactttgcacttagaataatttttattccctttacaacatatgaaagaCCAGCTTCaaagaataagcgggtcggaggtGTATCGAATgtcttttcgggcctgaaacgttttcgggactttcgagaaacgggcttcAGCTCTTAAACTGATAAAGTACAATCACTATAATATCACTACTTTGTTATACTTACTAGGAAAGGACAATCGAATCCCAGATGTAGTCGCGAGAGCAACAAGGAGAATTCGTCCATTAACCCCTACAATTGTGCCTAGTGTTCAAGATGCCATGCAGATGTATACCAATGCCGGTGGAGTCTTAACATCTGAATGTTCTTTTGGCAACGACCCTTTGGCTCATGATGGGGCACTAAGAAACAGGCGTGACGCAGAGTTTGTACGGAATAACCCATCGTTCTCCCagatttttgaaaatgttatcaTTGGGAATGGTGCCCTTATGGAGACCGCTATCCTTTCATTTATTAACATCACAAGATATTTATCTCCATGATCATGCTCGGCGTAGCCATTCTGAGATTTGAAACGACCGACAGCTGTAAGGGAATGATAAATCAGTTTATGGCCAACATATGGAAGGCTTACAccttttttaactgaaatcACAATCAGGTTgtgcaaaatgaatttctagtttataaagaaactgtggtgctgcgtcggtgggagagatcaaaacaaaaatttggttttatcaaacgagttgataaaggttgaattaccaccgtgaaagatttagaaagctgacgtttcgagcgttcgcccttcgtcagagcgaatgacgaagtaAAATAAGCCCGTTTGATAAGGTGAACTATGAGGGACCTTACTTAAGACGCATGTTGTAGAAGTTCCCCCAACCTGCGTGATTTATGTGGACCCATGATTTTTTATTTGCGCCTAGAAGGCTTGAAAACCGCTACAGTTCGAAGCTTTAAAGTTTGAAAACTATGCCAATTATAGACAACACTGATGTTGACCtcatgtttatttttttgttctccAATACAACTGTTGTAGTCGAGAAATTAAAGAACTAGTTATGACAGTTGCTATAAGCCAAGCTTGTCGTGTATTATCGTAACATTAATAGTAAACGCCTTGAATCAATGTTAAGTTTCTGGTACTGTGTACTACTTAGTACTTAAGGTTCctttaaaaattcaaattagTGGAGTCAGAATACCCCCGACTCAGACTAAGGAAGAATGTACGTTAGTGCCGCAAAGTTTgacgaaaacattttttaaacattCCTCTTCATAATGAACCAAAACCCAacatatatttttaaaggtAACTCAGTCAACATTTAAACGAGCAAACTATTTAAGCGAAATCAAAGCATTGGGCGAAGGTCGAGACCCTCTTCATCTGCGACACCATAAGGAATGGTGTCTGTGTCACTTCCATCTCCTGGCTCTTCTTCATTGTTAGGGACAGGGGTTGCTATCAAATTGTAGATCTCGCGCAATACAGGTATAACCACGTAGTTCATAGAAGTACGACACAAGGGACATTGTGAAGCATTGGCGCTAGACGCATGCCATTGCTCAACACAAGGGATGCATCCCATAACAGCGTAGCAGGACGCACACGCTGCAGCGGGCAAACACATGGTATTAAAACAAATGGAACActtaaaaattgatttcaatacTTTAGCCACTTCTTCTTTCGGAGAATTCCTGCTGAGACTTGCCTCGATAGGTCGCGCAGGAGATGATGAAACAGGGCGGGTATCCAGAAAGTCGTCCTCCTCTTCTGAATCATCAGACACGATTCTTCGCAACCGTTCCAGGATATCTCCTGTTTTTgcagctttctttattttcccCTTTCCCTTTCTTAGGTTTGCCATTTCGCTCTTTTTAGCCACCAAAATTTTGCGACTACTTCTCCAAAATTGTGAACCTGATAAAAGAACACAAGGATAAGAAAGGGAAATATCAAGTGTCATAAATTTATTTGAAGTCATAAATTTAAAGAGTGATGGTTTATATAATAGGCTTACCAAAACTCCGCTTACCTGTTGTTGTCTCGCCTGCCATTATCGGCAAATGCTTGGACTCAAGGAAGCGGATGTCAAAACCCAGCTGTTCTTTAAGCATTTCTTCAATTACAGGGACTGAAGCGGTTTCCTCGTTCAAATTTAGGTGAACTTGATATTTATCGAACACATGTCCTGAGTACGTTATTTCAACAACCACGAACGATTTCTTCCACCCCTGGTACTTCACCTTTTTAAAGGTtggcctttcaaatcttccatcACCGGGTGGAGGGTTCGTTTTACTTCTAGGTTGTTGGTAAGAAATCGGGTTCCAAGGGACGTGGAAGGAGATTGCGATACAGAGTTTACTGGTGGAATCAATGACACTGCCGGTTCTCCATTTACAACGTACGTTTTCGAAAAGTCTTCAACTAGGAAGATTCCACCTTCTGAAGGCAGAATGATTTCTGCCTCCTCCTccgaatatatatatattccctGCTGTGGTTCTAGTTTGAATATCATGGCCAAGTCTGCCACTGAAACTGAAATAAGTGTGCGTGTGCGCCATCTTCTTGTGGCGTTGGAAGCGTTGTCACTGGTTCAGTGGGCGGCCCGTGATATTTAAAAGTGGTTGTCAAGAGATGGCAGGTGTCAATAATTAGTAATGAAGAGAGGGGCTGGGCTTTTGTACATTATGCTTTTGTTTTGGCACTAAAATATTCCACTTGTTACTTCTGGAAAGTTTTGTTTAAGAATTTCACTGGCATGTTTGTACGTTTTATTGTCTTCAACGAGATTCCTTATTAAAGTTATATTGCTTTCCATATAATCCgccatatttttttctttcaagcaaaaaaaattgcgcGCTAAAAAGTTGACATCTGTCAATCAGTAGAATTTGAAACGGCTTTCAAATACAGTTTGAAAACTCCGTTTACTTTTAGAGGTTCCTTTTTCGTACTTTTGAGAACATCGCTTGTAACGgcaaaaaaggtacctttttttctcctttgataaaaacgtttctaaaccGCAAAAATGGTACCTTTTTCGCACTTTTGAAGATATCgcttcaaactgaaaaaaaggtacctttttcgCGCTTTAAAGTTTGGTTTGGTAAAGTGAGAATGGGTGAAAAGCGGACAATATTGACGTTGAAATATTCTCAGCCGAAAGCTTAAAATAcccgcctttttttttctaaaaaggtacctttttttaacttttcacctAATCGACTTGCATTAACAAACAAGGTAAGAATTTTGcatgttgttctatgaaaagTAAATGCAGAAAGTTAATTTTTCTGCTCTTTTCAAGTAGCAGAGTTGATCTTTTTATAAAAAAGCAGAATTGCCGGAACCTTTCACTGATTGTAAACCCTCCAATCAATCACATCCGTGTTTGTTGCCATCATGTTTGCACGCCACCCTCGCCCTCAAAGGCAATCATAAAATTCAATCCACCAATCGGAAGACTTCATTCTTTAAACTTAAAATAGCATGTGCGCATAGCTCGCGGCTTTACGGTCATTAATGCGGAGTTGCCCCAAAGGACTCATTGATGTGCCACTCTGCCGAAAAGATTAAGCAACCTTTTTTCTTCGCCTTGGGGTATTTAATTGGATTGGCCTCAGTGGTATTCAAAACAAGTAACACAAAGAGAGCAACTGACCTGAGAGACTGAGAGATTACGGCAAGTATATagttttcttcaataattttaattcaaatttaacGAAGAGTTTGTAAAAAGCGAGAACAACGTAGATTGACTGGTAAAAATACGTCATCTACGTCAACAGTCAAGTAATTCCGGTAAAACCCTACAAATaacaaagtttaaactttgctCGAATATTCcatcaaaattatttgcaaatacgaattcttggttttcacatgGAGTCATGTCGACAACGTTGGTTTTCCAGTAGGGGAACTGAATTTTATCAATACCCaaaaatttcctgttttcttatttaaagGGGCCATGTCACAGTACTTTGGCTGTTTTCTTATCAAAACCTTGCAAATACGAATCCCTATAGCTTTTACTTGTGGGTTATAATTGAACACGAGATGAAAATCTGCGATAAATGTTTACGGAAGGATCTATCTAAGGTATATTCTAGGCTAGAAACTCTATCAATTCGgagtgagaacttgaaaaagttggccagCTTTTTCAAGTTGTAAGCCATCTCCATCCTCgccatccgtgacaatgggagacagtAATCAGTCTCAGGGCTGtaatatagtctcacgtaaaCTAACTGAATTATTTTTTCGTTGCCATTGAGACATCTTTTAGACTTGCTGGTATTGGGTCGTTCAAATTTTAAtccactccccccccccccccaccccatgAAAGGCATGACAGGTGGTGAAAGGAGAGAGACAATTACCTAGGGGTTATATTTAAGCGCCAAAATCCTGATTCCGACAGGTCAGGCCCAGTAAGAACTGTACCGGGCAGACCAGACTGTAAAAGGCAAATACCGATTCTAAGAcgttaaaatgaaatgaaaaccgAAAACCCAGATTCCGTCCAGACCTTTCAAAAGTGCCTTCCACAAAGGGGGtaaggggtgggggggggggggggtgccgATAGAAGCTGGAACGACACACTCTAGAATGGATTAAGGTTGCCCACTAAATCTAAAGGCGGAACCTAATTATCGTCAGTTTCGTCGTCAAGATTTAACTGAGCCTATGGTAAATTAACAAAATCATTGAGTGCGTCTTGTTCTTCTGGCTCAGCCTCCTAGTGTCCCCCGACTATTTCTTCTCCATTTCCCGTTTCCCATTCTTCCTCATCCTGCCGTGCACGGGCAGCCTGTGCTAATGGCACGGCTGCCACAGGAACCCCTTCTTCCCCTTCTCTGCTGTTGTTGTATGAGCCACATTCCATACACTTCTGGCCAACGACATGAAATCGGACCCTGCTTTCCTGAAATGTACAAACTCTGACACTTAGTACCTTGATTAGTCAGAAATTTGTATTCCATGTGATAGCACCAAGTCGGGTCTTGGGCCCTAGGACATGTTTGTAGGTCCCAAGACATTTTGGGCTCGAAAAGAGAGTTTTCAAACTACAATCTACTTGTCTTGAAAAGCTGATCTCTTAACATGttttaatgcaagaaaaaccaagaagatTGCGACGTTTGATGGATAAGATGCTCGGGTTTGCAAAGACATAAATGGAACTGAGGTACCGAAATAGACCCAAAAAGTCTCTTGAGAAACAGTGATGGCCCTGACAGGTGATCTCGGTTGCTGCTTAAGCTTTTGGCGGGTAATTTTCTTCGTCCTCGGTGTCAGTCAGTTTTTCTGGTAATTCGTTTCGCTCTATTAATATGGAAGAGCACTTTAGGAAAACCACGCGAGTGCCGATTCCTGAACGTGAGGACAAGCTTTCAGGCACGGGCATTATCCTTCGATATACAAGTCGCCGAAAatggtttatttactaaatatagcACTTCACAGAACTTATTAACTGACTACTCCTCGTACCCGATTAATATTCATGATTATTTGCCGCGGCATAAGATATTTAATACCCATAATGTGCTTCTGCTCACTCGATAGAGCAAAGGTAATCTAATACGAGGGActtgggttcaattcccagCATGATAATTTTATGACTGGGTCTAATGCTCTTCAATCAACCATAGAACCATTCGgtttttgtgcttacgggctagcccgtaatgcGTAATGTCATCGGGGTTGTGAGTGAATGagcgagtgagtgagtgtaacaatgcAATCCAAACCCACAACGAACtttgccgatttcgatccgatattcCCCGATTTTAAAGACGACCGGAGACGGAGGTTTCTTCAGAATATACAGGAACGTTGCTTTGTTACATCTTCCGgaccagcgtggttaaatacggtaATCTAACAACCTTCCAAGCTACGGCTACATTAAACGCCATGGTACGTTGGCCCACAAGGGACGagctgcaaattaaaaggttTTTGCAAGTAAAACAAAGTTGCTgcatttataaaaaaaaacgttgctgcagataaaataaagttgctgcaaataagaTAAAGTTgctacaaagttaaaaaaaaatttctgcaaatttgaaaaagttgctgcaaattttctaaacgagttgctgcaaatttaaagaacgttgcaaattaaaacatcaaagtatgcgcgcgcactgaaggatgGAGGAGTGAAGATTTTTATgcttttgagcgggaagcttttacatttttgttcttGGCATGTGTGACTATCCAGAAAAAAATTCATCaattgttttgcagttcgtgcggtggggaatgcccttcaaccgcaagtttctgtcatcaatgtggtctgAGCAAGTTAATTGAGTCAGATCTCGAATAAGGCAGCAAGTTcgtttgacaaggaaaaactgttaaagaagtatttccatcgagGTATCCTTACGAAGCCATCGTTAGTTTGCAggaaaaacgtcatggagtacgAATGCACGTGAAGATGGTTATAAAAGGAagctaaggcccagttcaaacgtcgaacttttcatgagccgaacttaatacctatttgggtcgatccaaatgattaggttcgacggttgattcagacgtcgaaattaattagtcggacttaattcgctatcaccaggcccatagctcccacaggttttgctgcttctctgcttgtgtttagagttcgtttacttatgttcgcgggcataaatatgttttgggccctactcagactcattttagcccgagccgctaggcgtaaacactattattattataatcactttggaggacattgaggaaataaacactgaaaaaatgacaacaaaacagtctgaagaatatttttttcaccagcgctgcgagaaaacgtcaacaaactttgaaatggcttacgattatttgattctcactttttattggtttattttagcgggcaaaaatgcattttagcccgccaaatcctccattttggcccgttaaatgcgccacaatgcccgacaaagtgatgataataattgtttttacttcgatgccctcttcttgtttacaagggagacaatatccgactgcctctcccgctatccagcctggactttcctcgtttgattcaaacgccgaacaacgattacagatggcgttagtacactttatgcatgaatatttcgttgcttcgaagcaagagtagcgcatatcctcttcaggaaccactgtgtagcgttCCCGTCACGCTTCCATTTTGCtttacatttgtgcgtttttgcgcatgctctctgtgaaagaaggggattgtggggaagcgtcggacgtaaaaattgattatactaaattatgcattacgttcggcacatgagaagttcgacgtttgaatcgaagtcgatctatagtcgaacttcccatgtagcccactcgaacttaattcttgggtcgacacaaattacacatgttgaacttaattgattcaaacgtcgatcttttcatgtacttaattaaaggaattaggttcggcacatgaaaagttcgacgtttgaactgggcctaagaaGTAGACCTCGAAAACCAAGACatgttcgtcgctgttttctctcaacttttacgttaatcacatgctGTTCATTTATTATCGTGAATTTCATTTACGCACGTTAAGCCAGTCAAATATAAATGTGCAAACTATGTTAATTTTAAGTGACAGTGGAAATCCAACTatatcagcatatttttgaaaacgaaactcagaaatatgcaacatcagatcttttcacacaagcttttattgtaataaaaaaaaaaattaaacttttttttttgcggccgttttatagtgtcctcctctttttctatttctttctttatcaTCATGCGAACTAAAAACTTGTAAGAAAAATGGCGTAAGCgcagtgcgtatgtatgtaacatGTAACTCCAAATAAACCCTGACCACCTCCAAAAATCTCTTCCAAATGTTTATCATTAAAgttcggtaaatcaattattccaggcacaattggcctcttcgaaacgcatggaaatttggcagacattACGATTACCGAATAAGTTAAGAATCGCGaataactttgaatacggttccagcgcaaaattattcacaatttgtATGAAGGTCAACAAATCAATACGCACTTCGGGTTTATGGGTAACGCAAGTCGTTACGTACATACGCACTAAGGCACTGCTGTTATTCTTAATTGCATACATGtttttagtcacttgcgcccaaaatcagcgataaaatgcaccacaagattttaaaacatccgctacttgtgtacataatcaatgatgacattcagaGAAAGAACGCAACCTGTCTGCCCGCGCAGTCACCTACGCAcagaaacaatgacaaaaacactacactaatCCTAAACATCTGCTGAAGCAGgtaattgctcataaaatcaaagttgaaatacttaaagaaaaattaaaaacaaaaaattaaaaagtctCCAGCAACCTACGTACGaattcaatgataaaatatacttcctacaagaacctaagaaaccTGCTTCGGCAagtgctctcttgcaaaatcagttataaaatacatttaaaaaaattaaaatatctacctccacagtcactggcgtgcgaagtctatcgaacaCAAGAAAATCAactaaaagatttgctcccacagtcacgacGCAAGCGCAAAATTAACGATAAAATGCGATAGCGGCTAGTAAAAAGtgttttctcgcagtcacttctgcgccaaatcaacgataaaatgcattaaaacgaAGTATAACATCATGTCTGATATACCTCttagatcaaacgtaagaaaagcaagtaaaatttcccattctctatatccactacatagctatctttgatttgaacagtgcaaaaaaaaaaaaaaagaaaaatcagtcttaaataaatgcaaatgttttttttttttttaaacaaaattttaaaggTTGAaaagtattttcatttttggacatttttcaaaggctgtAGTAAGGCAAAACGGTTACAAAATAGTCCATTTTGGTAACGAAGTACTAATCAAGCAACATGATGACTgaccgcccgcatgttaaggaaactggcacacGAATAAATTACGTAAACACTGTCGTGTATTCACTTGAAGCTACGCAATTCCTTTCATTCccacaaatatggtaagaactacagttagagggaacctgcgcatgcgcaaacaaaacaccaagacaacagtacttCCGGACGTGGTTTCAGAGCgtcgtttacgcatgcgcactaCTAAGACTATTAATTAGACTATTTTATGTTAATCCCCTTTGActcatgtcttttttttttctggattcgaagcaaatattttttttttagttttgtaatttcatgttcTCAAGTTCTCATGctctcgatatctctcaagtgagcgcagtaaTTTATCACATCTTggaagccatgtagagacgtaaaatagtaaaaatggttaaattggtgaaagaaattgaaaaagtgaAACCAAAAGAACCTCGGACCATtcatgaacgtattcattaattttgacccttgtTCTACCTTGGAtttgtttcatccaaaacaatgacaagaaaCTTGAATAGTGGCCAATAGCCTATGAAACAGCAAAATGATAAAAGAAacgaccaatgttgaaagcggaCTCAGCGGTACGTGCTAAGAACAAAGATCAAGTCGTATGGTAGTTTGAGGTAAcaaaattccaaccatcttacatttgttctgagcaaaaagggaaacaaccgaatagtcacacaggccaagaaaaaagcaTGACAAATATAAAACTCCAGGTATGCattcctccttccttcagtgcgcgcgcacacttttgatctttttaatttgcagcaactcgttttgaaaatttgcagcaactcgttttgaaaatttgcagcgactcgttttgaaaatttgcagcaactttatttaatttgcagcaactttattttatttacagcaacgttttgttttttttttaatttgcagcaacttttaatTTGTAGCATGTCCCTTGTAGGCCACCGCACGATGGCGACTAAAATTTTCGTACTGGCGACTTGATTCGCAAAATAGTTGCCAAATAGTCCAAATAGGCGACCACAGAAAATTGATATTTGAATTTACGAAAATCTATTGTCTGAGTTGCGCTGAAATGCCAAGGTCCTCTCTGCTGATGTCTCAGAGGGAAGAGATGAGAAGATGTCGACGATGTTAATTTAAACGAACACTTAGTTTGGTAGGATTTTTGCCAAAATATTGTTCTGCTCCACTGAGCACAGGTCAGTTGCCTAGCGCAAGACGTTACTGTTAACCTGGTAACGCATGGGAATCAGCGAGCAGTcgattcgt comes from Acropora muricata isolate sample 2 unplaced genomic scaffold, ASM3666990v1 scaffold_757, whole genome shotgun sequence and encodes:
- the LOC136908259 gene encoding uncharacterized protein is translated as MLFIQNLLRNERGNISCEPYMQTRSRQNLPAERKWPEVNQRVLYPVKETLVRMENGSLINMYDPVVQFCVYFITLNVADVGLKRVIGSWNSHSINGKDNRIPDVVARATRRIRPLTPTIVPSVQDAMQMYTNAGGVLTSECSFGNDPLAHDGALRNRRDAEFVRNNPSFSQIFENVIIGNGALMETAILSFINITRYLSP